Genomic window (Prosthecochloris aestuarii DSM 271):
TGGTGTTTTGTGCCATGAGTTGACAGGATCCCCTGTCGGTATCGAAGGGCATTGCAGAAACTTTTTATTGCAACACCGGATTGTAAACAGGTAAACTTCAAGAGAACCATTAATCGTTTCGCACTATGAAATTGCTTGCACATGGCGACCCGGCTCCTCTTTTTGAGTCTGTCGATCAGGATGGTCAGCCGGTAAAACTCGTTGATTATAAAGGCAAAAAAGTCATTCTTTATTTTTATCCCAAGGATGATACACCCGGCTGTACCAAGGAGGCTTGCGCTTTTCGTGATAATTTCCCTAAATTTAAGGAGATAGGTGTAGAAGTCCTCGGCGTGAGCGTTGATAGTGAGAAACGCCACAAGAAGTTCACGGAAAAATATGACCTTCCTTTCAGGCTTGTCGTCGACGAGGAAAAAACGATTGTCGAGCACTACGGTGTATGGGGCCTGAAGAAATTCATGGGCAGGGAATATATGGGGACCGCAAGGGTGACCTACCTTATCAATGAGGAAGGTGTTATTGATATGGTGTGGCCAAAGGTCAAGCCGGAAAAACATGCATCGGAAATTGTAGCGTATCTTGAGCAAAATAATTGAGCCATGCTGAATGAATTTGATCAACTCACAGCAGGAAAGCTGACAATGGCGTCGGCCATTATGCTGGAATCAAATTTCAGAAGAACCGTTCTTCTTATGTGTGAGCATAACGAGGAGGGGTCTCTCGGATTTATTCTCAATCGCCCTCTCGAAGTGAAGGTGAGTGAGGCTATCAGCGGTTTTGAGGATCTGGATATCTCGCTCTATATGGGAGGGCCTGTTCAGGTCGATACCGTTCATTATCTCCATACCCGAGGTGATTTGATCGATGGCTGTATCGAGATCTGTCCTGGTGTTTTCTGGGGGGGCGACAAGGAGCAGCTCAGTTCACTCATGAACTCAGGGGTGATCGATTCTTCGGAGATCCGTTTCTATCTTGGCTATGCCGGATGGTCTGCCGGACAACTTGAATCGGAGTTTCGCGACGGCTCATGGTATACCACTGAGGCTTCTCGAGATATTGTATTCAGTGTTGAATATGAA
Coding sequences:
- the bcp gene encoding thioredoxin-dependent thiol peroxidase; translated protein: MKLLAHGDPAPLFESVDQDGQPVKLVDYKGKKVILYFYPKDDTPGCTKEACAFRDNFPKFKEIGVEVLGVSVDSEKRHKKFTEKYDLPFRLVVDEEKTIVEHYGVWGLKKFMGREYMGTARVTYLINEEGVIDMVWPKVKPEKHASEIVAYLEQNN
- a CDS encoding YqgE/AlgH family protein codes for the protein MLNEFDQLTAGKLTMASAIMLESNFRRTVLLMCEHNEEGSLGFILNRPLEVKVSEAISGFEDLDISLYMGGPVQVDTVHYLHTRGDLIDGCIEICPGVFWGGDKEQLSSLMNSGVIDSSEIRFYLGYAGWSAGQLESEFRDGSWYTTEASRDIVFSVEYERMWGRVVRSKGGDYYYAANSPEIPGMN